Proteins encoded in a region of the Isosphaeraceae bacterium EP7 genome:
- a CDS encoding FHA domain-containing protein, which yields MPPSHGNLGILRPVGGGDPVQIEKAELTIGRRASNDIMLDFENVSSKHCVMRLINGVWNVRDLGSTNGTTINGLRINSEQTVMPDDELGIASHLFKIDYEPSGQAVIAASSLFDEELAEARGKRTSLLELAGLADEDKPRRTRPSKAPEKIERLAADEGDFEETMPRDFKHGKVAADATSDEDFLKFIEDELK from the coding sequence ATGCCACCGAGCCACGGCAACCTGGGCATCCTCAGACCCGTCGGCGGGGGAGACCCCGTCCAGATCGAGAAGGCCGAGCTGACCATCGGCCGACGGGCCTCCAATGACATCATGCTCGACTTCGAGAACGTCTCGAGCAAGCATTGTGTGATGCGCCTGATCAACGGCGTCTGGAACGTTCGCGACCTGGGCAGCACCAACGGGACCACCATCAACGGCTTGCGCATCAACAGTGAGCAGACGGTGATGCCCGACGACGAGCTCGGCATCGCCTCGCACCTGTTCAAGATTGACTATGAGCCGAGCGGCCAGGCCGTCATCGCCGCCAGCTCCCTCTTCGACGAGGAACTGGCCGAGGCACGCGGTAAGCGGACCTCGCTCCTGGAACTCGCCGGCCTGGCCGACGAGGACAAGCCCAGGCGCACCCGGCCTTCGAAGGCCCCCGAGAAGATCGAGCGGCTTGCCGCCGATGAGGGAGACTTCGAAGAAACGATGCCACGCGACTTCAAGCACGGCAAGGTCGCCGCAGACGCCACCAGCGACGAGGACTTCCTCAAGTTCATCGAGGATGAGCTGAAGTAG
- a CDS encoding glycosyltransferase family 4 protein, with protein sequence MNIPKGIGVGLGSGHAGSRGRVWRIEDAPSDLGAATAWRGVVSAASHGEGPRRLLFINQYYWPDHASTAQHLTDLAEHLAAQGHDCHVLCSQGGYKPGEPRSPRSETHNGVHIHRVPATALGRKSTLTRMLDYLSFYLRAAFAAIMLPRFDAVVTLTTPPILGLIGTILRRLKGSRHVFWSMDLHPDASIALGRMSIRNPVVAGLAWLSNAVYRQADKVVVLGPYMADLIRAKRVRDDRIAQIPVWSRKDEIYPIPREGHALRRELGFEGKFVAMYSGNLGLAHTFDDFLEAARRLRDRDDIVFLFVGGGPRLAEVVEAKEREGLDNVRLMGYFPRGRLHESLTVADVHLISMRREMTGIVVPGKLYGAMASGRPTIFVGPEHCESADTIRRSHCGLTVRLGDTDALTAGLIRLAENPEEAASQGQSGRAAFLDWHEKDACCTRWEQLIGNLVPVVAGARPSRVRAQSQAGAIPSGA encoded by the coding sequence GTGAACATTCCCAAGGGAATCGGGGTCGGCCTGGGCTCCGGTCACGCTGGGTCCAGGGGCCGGGTCTGGCGCATCGAGGATGCCCCCTCCGACCTCGGGGCCGCCACCGCCTGGCGCGGCGTCGTCTCGGCCGCGTCGCACGGCGAGGGCCCGCGCCGACTGCTGTTCATCAACCAGTATTACTGGCCCGACCACGCGTCGACGGCCCAGCACCTGACCGACCTGGCCGAGCACCTCGCCGCGCAGGGGCACGACTGCCACGTCCTGTGCAGCCAGGGGGGCTACAAGCCGGGCGAGCCGCGTTCCCCCCGGTCCGAGACGCACAACGGCGTACACATTCATCGGGTGCCGGCCACCGCGCTGGGGCGGAAGAGCACGCTGACCCGGATGCTCGACTACCTCAGCTTCTACCTGCGGGCGGCGTTCGCGGCGATCATGCTCCCCCGCTTCGATGCCGTCGTCACCCTGACCACCCCGCCGATTCTGGGCCTCATCGGCACGATTCTCAGGCGACTGAAGGGCTCGAGACACGTCTTCTGGAGCATGGACCTGCACCCCGACGCCAGCATCGCGCTGGGGCGGATGTCGATCAGAAACCCGGTGGTCGCCGGCCTGGCCTGGCTGAGCAACGCCGTCTATCGGCAGGCCGACAAGGTCGTGGTCCTCGGCCCCTACATGGCCGACCTGATCCGTGCCAAGCGAGTGAGGGACGACCGGATTGCGCAGATCCCCGTCTGGAGCCGCAAGGACGAGATCTATCCGATCCCGCGCGAAGGGCACGCGCTCCGGCGTGAGCTGGGCTTCGAAGGCAAGTTCGTCGCCATGTACTCGGGCAATCTCGGCCTGGCCCACACGTTCGACGACTTCCTCGAGGCCGCCCGCCGGCTGCGCGACCGCGACGATATCGTCTTCCTCTTCGTCGGCGGCGGCCCCAGGCTCGCCGAGGTCGTCGAGGCGAAGGAGCGCGAGGGGCTCGATAACGTCCGCTTGATGGGCTATTTCCCCCGCGGTCGACTCCACGAGTCGCTGACGGTGGCGGATGTCCACCTGATCTCGATGAGGCGCGAGATGACCGGCATCGTGGTCCCCGGCAAGCTCTACGGCGCGATGGCCTCGGGCCGGCCCACCATCTTCGTTGGCCCCGAGCACTGCGAGAGCGCCGACACCATCCGGCGGTCGCACTGCGGCCTGACCGTGAGGCTCGGCGACACCGACGCCCTGACCGCCGGCCTCATCCGCCTGGCCGAGAACCCCGAAGAGGCCGCCAGCCAGGGCCAGAGCGGCCGCGCCGCGTTCCTGGACTGGCACGAGAAGGACGCCTGCTGCACCCGCTGGGAACAACTCATCGGCAACCTGGTCCCCGTCGTCGCCGGGGCCCGCCCCTCCAGGGTTCGGGCCCAGTCCCAGGCCGGAGCCATCCCCAGCGGCGCCTGA
- a CDS encoding NAD-dependent epimerase/dehydratase family protein, which translates to MHSFWSGKRVTVTGGAGFLGIHVVKRLQGYGAEVFVPRQRDYNLTALDSCLTCLAEHPCDVLIHAAAYYGGIGINVSQPATLYYRNLVMGANLMEAARLAKVGKVVNIGTACSYPGYLEGELKEEDLWAGPCHASVVNYGLTKKMLAVQGVAYKKQFGLDSIHLILTNLYGPGDSYNPERSHVVAALVRKWVEADLAKAPSVEVWGTGKPIREFIYVEDCADAIVLAAEKYDDTALPLNIGTGVGTTIRELAETVHDVSGFQGKMTWNVDKPDGALKKVLDVSRMTRALDGWVPPTSLRDGLSKTIAWYRANKAQADSKW; encoded by the coding sequence ATGCATAGCTTCTGGTCGGGCAAACGGGTCACCGTCACCGGCGGCGCCGGCTTCCTGGGCATCCACGTCGTCAAGCGACTTCAGGGCTACGGCGCCGAGGTATTCGTCCCGCGCCAGCGCGACTACAACCTCACCGCCCTGGATTCGTGCCTGACCTGCCTGGCCGAGCATCCCTGCGATGTCCTGATCCACGCCGCGGCCTACTACGGCGGCATCGGCATCAACGTCTCCCAGCCCGCCACGCTCTATTACCGCAACCTCGTCATGGGGGCCAACCTCATGGAGGCCGCCCGCCTGGCCAAGGTGGGCAAGGTCGTCAACATCGGCACCGCCTGCAGCTACCCCGGCTATCTCGAGGGCGAGCTGAAGGAGGAAGACCTCTGGGCCGGCCCCTGCCACGCCAGCGTGGTGAACTACGGCCTGACCAAGAAGATGCTCGCCGTGCAGGGCGTGGCCTACAAGAAGCAGTTTGGGCTGGACTCGATCCACCTGATCCTGACGAACCTGTACGGGCCCGGCGACAGCTATAACCCCGAGAGGTCGCACGTCGTCGCCGCCCTGGTGCGCAAGTGGGTCGAGGCCGACCTGGCCAAGGCGCCCAGCGTCGAGGTCTGGGGCACGGGCAAGCCGATCCGCGAATTCATCTATGTTGAAGATTGCGCCGACGCCATCGTCCTGGCCGCCGAGAAGTACGACGACACGGCCCTCCCCCTGAACATCGGCACCGGCGTCGGCACGACGATCCGCGAGCTGGCCGAGACCGTCCACGACGTCTCGGGCTTCCAGGGCAAGATGACCTGGAACGTCGACAAGCCTGACGGGGCGCTCAAGAAGGTCCTCGACGTGAGCCGGATGACCCGGGCCCTGGACGGCTGGGTGCCGCCCACGAGCCTGCGAGACGGCCTGTCCAAGACGATCGCCTGGTACCGGGCCAACAAGGCTCAGGCGGATTCCAAGTGGTGA
- a CDS encoding TlpA disulfide reductase family protein: MKPQLLALLLLASPSMAAEPAAPAETGVAAIKSRHDRALIADLLAYAKADPKADDLDQAYATLFDVTIAHDWFADQEATANAYVTDRPDGAVRGLALIVSTMARAQAADFDGALVRYQQLLEGLSGDDQEEFAVNFADNLAGSAVAAGKHGVAGRVLELVRDRFKESSTLAQKVAADLARLDRVTKPAPAFDVKDLDGKPVRSTALRGKYVLVDFWATWCEPCLEELPRLQAAYAAYHAKGLEIVGVSLDETKSTVTDFLKEQKLPWTQVHNPTCNGDLVEAFGVVNIPASYLIDPEGIITRIDLRGENLDAVLSRLIK; encoded by the coding sequence TTGAAGCCGCAACTGCTCGCACTCCTGCTGCTGGCCTCGCCCTCGATGGCGGCCGAGCCCGCCGCACCCGCCGAGACGGGCGTCGCCGCGATCAAGTCCAGGCATGATCGAGCCTTGATCGCCGACCTGCTCGCTTACGCCAAGGCCGACCCCAAGGCCGACGACCTGGACCAGGCGTACGCAACGCTGTTCGACGTCACCATCGCCCACGACTGGTTCGCCGATCAGGAGGCGACGGCAAATGCCTATGTCACCGACAGGCCCGATGGGGCGGTGCGCGGCCTGGCGCTCATCGTGTCGACCATGGCCCGGGCCCAGGCGGCCGACTTCGACGGGGCGCTGGTGAGATACCAGCAGCTCCTGGAAGGCCTGAGCGGCGATGATCAGGAAGAGTTCGCGGTCAATTTCGCCGACAACCTGGCCGGTTCCGCCGTCGCCGCGGGCAAGCACGGAGTGGCCGGCCGGGTGCTGGAGCTGGTCCGGGACCGGTTCAAGGAGAGTTCGACGCTGGCCCAGAAGGTGGCCGCGGACCTGGCCCGCCTCGACCGCGTGACCAAGCCGGCCCCCGCCTTCGACGTGAAGGACCTGGACGGCAAGCCCGTCCGGTCAACCGCACTGCGAGGCAAGTATGTCTTGGTCGATTTCTGGGCGACCTGGTGCGAGCCCTGCCTTGAGGAGCTGCCCAGGCTTCAGGCGGCCTATGCGGCCTATCACGCCAAGGGCCTGGAGATCGTCGGCGTGAGTCTGGATGAGACGAAGTCTACAGTGACCGACTTCCTCAAGGAGCAGAAGCTCCCCTGGACCCAGGTGCACAACCCGACGTGCAACGGCGACCTCGTCGAGGCCTTCGGCGTGGTGAACATCCCCGCGTCTTACCTGATCGACCCGGAGGGGATCATCACGAGGATCGACCTTCGCGGCGAGAACCTGGACGCCGTGCTGTCCAGGCTCATCAAATGA
- a CDS encoding SDR family oxidoreductase, with protein sequence MRILVTGGAGYVGSTLVPMLLEQGHKVRVYDSLKFGGHGLLPCCSNRSFELIKGDVTDPAGLKVALDGVEAIVHLAAIVGYPACKKEPQVAQQTNVEGTRTLLELRKPDQKVIFASTGSIYGSIPDYVCNENTPTAPITLYGETKATAEEMVLQAGNSVAYRYATAFGVSNRMRLDLMPNDFTYQAVKNRNLIVYEGGFKRTFVHVRDMARSIMFALDRWSSIKDDVYNVGHESMNFTKEDVARKILEHVNYYLHFAEVGSDADQRNYEVSYEKIRMKGFETTVDLDRGVAELVSAAKLIEFQNPYANV encoded by the coding sequence ATGCGTATTCTCGTCACCGGCGGCGCCGGTTATGTCGGCTCCACGCTCGTCCCCATGCTGCTCGAGCAGGGGCACAAAGTCCGCGTGTATGACTCGCTCAAGTTCGGCGGCCATGGCCTGCTGCCGTGCTGCTCGAATCGCTCGTTCGAGCTGATCAAGGGGGACGTCACCGACCCCGCCGGTCTCAAGGTCGCGCTCGATGGCGTCGAGGCCATCGTGCACCTGGCCGCCATCGTCGGCTACCCGGCGTGCAAGAAGGAGCCGCAGGTCGCCCAGCAGACCAACGTCGAGGGGACTCGCACCCTGCTCGAGCTGCGCAAGCCCGACCAGAAGGTCATCTTCGCCTCGACCGGAAGCATCTACGGATCGATCCCCGACTACGTCTGCAATGAGAACACGCCGACCGCACCCATCACCCTCTACGGTGAGACCAAGGCGACGGCCGAGGAGATGGTCCTCCAGGCCGGCAACAGCGTCGCCTACCGGTACGCCACCGCCTTCGGCGTCAGCAACCGGATGCGGCTCGACCTGATGCCGAACGACTTCACCTACCAGGCGGTGAAGAACCGGAACCTGATCGTCTACGAGGGCGGGTTCAAGCGCACCTTCGTCCATGTCCGCGACATGGCCCGCTCGATCATGTTCGCGCTGGACCGCTGGAGCTCGATCAAGGACGACGTGTACAACGTCGGCCACGAGAGCATGAACTTCACCAAGGAAGACGTCGCCCGCAAGATCCTCGAGCATGTGAATTACTACCTCCACTTCGCCGAGGTGGGCAGCGACGCCGACCAGCGGAATTATGAGGTCTCCTACGAGAAGATCCGCATGAAGGGCTTCGAGACCACCGTCGACCTGGACCGTGGCGTGGCCGAGCTTGTCAGCGCCGCCAAGCTCATCGAGTTCCAGAACCCGTACGCCAACGTCTGA